The Agromyces atrinae genome window below encodes:
- a CDS encoding ScbR family autoregulator-binding transcription factor, which produces MVQQERARITRAKIIVGAAEVFERVGFGGASISDILDRAGVAKGALYFHFATKDEVARAVIERQHEIARAGSNAILATPRPAIEHMVLVSIDLAELLVSDPVVRAGIRLTTDTSAFDAPLRSPYEDWIDLFVVLATRARAEGWLADDVDPAVLARFIVPAFTGVQLVSELFTARVDIVDRVRELWWFLLRSVVPVDRRGEAEALLERLVPRA; this is translated from the coding sequence ATGGTCCAGCAAGAACGCGCACGCATCACCCGGGCGAAGATCATCGTCGGCGCGGCCGAAGTGTTCGAACGCGTCGGCTTCGGTGGTGCGTCGATCAGCGACATCCTCGACCGTGCGGGCGTCGCGAAGGGCGCGCTCTACTTCCACTTCGCGACGAAGGACGAGGTCGCGCGCGCCGTCATCGAGCGCCAGCACGAGATCGCGCGCGCGGGCAGCAACGCGATCCTCGCAACGCCGCGACCGGCGATCGAGCACATGGTGCTCGTGAGCATCGACTTGGCGGAACTCCTCGTCTCCGACCCGGTCGTGCGCGCCGGAATCCGCCTCACGACCGATACGTCGGCGTTCGACGCGCCTCTGCGTTCGCCCTACGAGGACTGGATCGACCTCTTCGTCGTGCTCGCGACGCGCGCGCGGGCAGAGGGCTGGCTCGCCGATGACGTCGACCCCGCCGTGCTCGCCCGGTTCATCGTCCCCGCCTTCACGGGCGTGCAACTCGTCTCGGAGCTCTTCACCGCGCGCGTCGACATCGTCGACAGGGTGCGGGAACTGTGGTGGTTCCTGCTGCGCTCCGTCGTGCCCGTCGACCGGCGCGGCGAGGCCGAGGCGCTCCTCGAACGTCTCGTGCCGCGAGCCTGA
- a CDS encoding adenosylhomocysteinase, with protein MTDLDSGRARTAWIRSRMPLLANARRTFSETRPFEGRRVGMSLHIEPKTAVLLETLAAGGAEIVATGNHGSTQDDIVAFLRSQGMTVHGRRDDSFDDHLANVAAVADSHPDILLDNGADLAAHVIRSGAASSIIGGTEETTSGGLRLRGELAGQVPFPVIVINDSMLKAIGENRHGVGQSVVESIMRITNLMIPGRRFVVAGYGWCGRGIAQYLRAFGGKVAVAEVDELKAFEGALDGYRVGALDDLAEWGEVFITATGQPGVIGEAVFDRLASGSILVNAGHFPWEIDTEALRRDSESSEIDQAIEVVRRPDGRELVLIAGGRMVNLAGPSPRGNSLEAMDLGFLLQSLSLERVATAPESLGAGAHGVPDDIERTIARAFLAALGADR; from the coding sequence ATGACTGATCTCGACTCGGGCCGCGCCCGCACCGCATGGATCCGCTCGCGCATGCCGCTCCTCGCCAATGCGCGGCGCACCTTCTCCGAGACGCGTCCTTTCGAGGGTCGACGCGTCGGCATGTCGCTGCACATCGAACCGAAGACCGCCGTCCTGCTCGAGACCCTCGCCGCAGGCGGCGCCGAGATCGTCGCGACGGGCAACCACGGCTCGACGCAGGACGACATCGTCGCCTTCCTCCGCTCCCAGGGCATGACCGTGCACGGCCGACGCGATGACTCGTTCGACGATCACCTCGCGAACGTCGCGGCCGTCGCCGACTCGCATCCCGACATCCTGCTCGACAACGGCGCCGACCTCGCCGCGCACGTCATCCGGTCGGGTGCAGCGAGCAGCATCATCGGCGGCACGGAGGAGACGACGTCGGGCGGGCTGCGCCTGCGCGGGGAGCTCGCGGGGCAGGTGCCGTTCCCGGTGATCGTCATCAACGACAGCATGCTGAAGGCGATCGGCGAGAACCGGCACGGCGTCGGGCAGTCGGTCGTCGAGTCGATCATGCGCATCACGAACCTGATGATCCCCGGCCGGCGCTTCGTCGTCGCGGGCTACGGCTGGTGCGGACGCGGCATCGCACAGTACCTGCGCGCGTTCGGCGGCAAGGTCGCCGTCGCCGAGGTCGACGAGCTCAAGGCGTTCGAGGGCGCGCTCGACGGGTACCGTGTCGGAGCGCTCGACGACCTCGCCGAGTGGGGCGAGGTGTTCATCACCGCGACGGGACAGCCGGGAGTCATCGGCGAGGCCGTGTTCGATCGCCTCGCGAGCGGCAGCATCCTCGTGAACGCCGGGCACTTCCCGTGGGAGATCGACACCGAGGCGCTTCGTCGCGACTCCGAGTCGTCCGAGATCGACCAGGCGATCGAGGTCGTCCGCCGACCCGACGGCCGCGAGCTCGTGCTCATCGCGGGCGGCCGCATGGTCAATCTCGCAGGCCCCTCGCCGCGCGGCAACTCGCTCGAGGCGATGGACCTCGGGTTCCTCCTGCAGTCGCTCTCGCTCGAACGCGTGGCGACGGCGCCCGAGAGCCTCGGCGCGGGCGCCCACGGCGTCCCCGACGACATCGAGCGCACGATCGCCCGCGCCTTCCTCGCCGCGCTCGGGGCCGATCGTTAG
- a CDS encoding IclR family transcriptional regulator, whose protein sequence is MADPQNDYSAPALEKALDILELLADEPASLSQTLVAERVGRSVGQIFRVLTTLERRGYVFRDPATGGYTLSTALFDLAHRQAPLRGLIAAAAEPLRALAAETEQSCNLGVAETGTVRIIAQAESPADFGFTVRVGAAFALDSASGAVLAGESRAAAEIAELGYHARTDPFNAAVTDIVAPVRRGDRVVAALTVPYVATSYSRRSHAEVGAAAAAAALRITERLGGSAG, encoded by the coding sequence ATGGCCGACCCGCAGAACGACTACTCCGCGCCCGCACTCGAGAAGGCGCTCGACATCCTCGAGCTGCTCGCCGACGAACCCGCGAGTCTCTCGCAGACGCTCGTCGCCGAACGCGTCGGGCGCTCCGTCGGGCAGATCTTCCGCGTGCTCACGACGCTCGAACGCCGCGGCTACGTGTTCCGCGACCCGGCGACCGGCGGCTACACGCTCTCGACGGCACTGTTCGACCTCGCGCACCGACAGGCACCGCTCCGCGGACTGATCGCCGCGGCCGCCGAACCCCTTCGCGCCCTCGCGGCCGAGACGGAGCAGTCGTGCAACCTGGGAGTCGCCGAGACGGGGACTGTGCGCATCATCGCGCAGGCCGAATCCCCCGCCGACTTCGGCTTCACCGTGCGCGTCGGGGCGGCCTTCGCCCTCGACTCCGCCTCGGGTGCCGTGCTCGCGGGCGAGTCGCGCGCCGCGGCCGAGATCGCCGAACTCGGCTATCACGCGCGCACCGACCCGTTCAACGCGGCGGTGACCGACATCGTCGCGCCCGTGCGGCGAGGAGACCGCGTCGTGGCGGCCCTCACCGTTCCCTACGTCGCCACGTCGTACAGTCGGCGTTCGCACGCCGAGGTCGGTGCCGCCGCCGCTGCCGCCGCGCTCCGCATCACGGAGCGGCTCGGCGGTTCGGCCGGCTGA
- a CDS encoding DUF4287 domain-containing protein, which produces MSFQAYLDAIENKTGLTPRQIVERAKQKGFDDPSVKAGVIVAWLKDDYDLGRGHAMALVHVIKKGPVIDAKHVNSGGVHSDASDTLWLDGVASKPRD; this is translated from the coding sequence ATGTCGTTTCAGGCGTATCTCGACGCAATCGAGAACAAGACGGGGCTGACGCCGCGCCAGATCGTCGAACGAGCCAAGCAGAAGGGCTTCGACGACCCGAGCGTGAAGGCCGGAGTCATCGTCGCCTGGCTCAAGGACGACTACGACCTCGGCCGCGGGCACGCCATGGCGCTCGTGCACGTCATCAAGAAGGGGCCGGTCATCGACGCGAAGCACGTGAACTCCGGGGGAGTGCACAGCGACGCCTCCGACACGCTGTGGCTCGACGGCGTCGCCTCGAAGCCGCGCGACTGA
- a CDS encoding shikimate 5-dehydrogenase: MPILNKDMSVCISLSARPSNLGTRFHNFLYDELGLNFVYKAFSTDDIEGAIRGVRALGFRGCSVSMPFKEAVIPLVDIVEPSAAAIESVNTIVNDDGVLRASNTDYEAIAALIASNGLAPTDRVLVRGSGGMAKAVVAAFRGAGFDRVTVLARNEAAGRRLAEKYDYEWVGTEPEHVADIIVNVTPIGMAGTDADELAFSEAQIERADTVFDVVAFPAETPLIAAGRARGARVITGAEVIALQAARQFERYTGVLLTDDQITRASEFSRAE, from the coding sequence ATGCCCATCCTGAACAAGGACATGTCGGTCTGCATCTCGCTCTCGGCGCGCCCGTCGAACCTCGGAACCCGCTTCCACAACTTCCTCTACGACGAGCTCGGCCTGAACTTCGTCTACAAGGCCTTCTCGACGGATGACATCGAGGGCGCCATCCGCGGGGTCCGGGCGCTCGGGTTCCGCGGCTGCTCCGTATCGATGCCCTTCAAGGAGGCCGTCATCCCGCTCGTCGACATCGTCGAGCCGTCGGCCGCCGCGATCGAATCGGTCAACACGATCGTCAACGACGACGGAGTGCTCCGGGCATCGAACACCGACTACGAGGCCATCGCCGCCCTCATCGCCTCCAACGGGCTCGCGCCGACCGATCGCGTCCTCGTTCGCGGTTCGGGCGGCATGGCGAAGGCCGTCGTCGCCGCCTTCCGCGGCGCGGGCTTCGACCGCGTGACGGTGCTCGCGCGCAACGAGGCCGCAGGCCGCCGCCTCGCCGAGAAGTACGACTACGAGTGGGTCGGCACCGAGCCCGAGCACGTCGCCGACATCATCGTGAACGTCACCCCGATCGGCATGGCGGGAACGGATGCCGACGAGCTCGCCTTCTCGGAGGCGCAGATCGAACGCGCCGACACGGTCTTCGACGTCGTCGCCTTTCCCGCCGAGACGCCGCTCATCGCGGCCGGCCGCGCACGCGGCGCTCGCGTGATCACGGGCGCTGAGGTCATCGCCCTGCAGGCCGCGCGCCAGTTCGAGCGGTACACGGGCGTGCTCCTGACCGACGACCAGATCACCCGAGCGTCGGAGTTCTCCCGCGCCGAGTGA
- a CDS encoding SDR family NAD(P)-dependent oxidoreductase produces the protein MRDYTGTTAIVTGASAGLGVEFARALGGRGANLVLVARRGDRLETLAEELRDAHAVDVHTLALDLASPEATETLVAFVREKGLTIDSLINNAGFATHGEFITTDPARLDEEVRLNVGAVVAFTRAFLPEMTASGRGVLVNLASTAAFQPVPLMAVYGATKGFVLDFTHALAYETRHTGLRVTALCPGATKTEFFDIAGDGARVGDFAVPSEVVAVAMRALDARRTPSKIVAGAKNSISSAIARVLPRGLVTPVTARLMAE, from the coding sequence ATGCGCGACTACACCGGAACCACCGCGATCGTCACGGGGGCGAGCGCCGGACTCGGCGTCGAGTTCGCGCGGGCACTCGGCGGGCGGGGCGCGAACCTCGTGCTCGTCGCCCGCCGCGGCGACCGCCTCGAGACCCTCGCGGAGGAGCTTCGTGACGCCCACGCCGTCGACGTGCACACTCTCGCGCTCGACCTCGCGTCGCCCGAGGCGACCGAGACTCTCGTCGCCTTCGTACGCGAGAAGGGCCTCACGATCGACTCGCTCATCAACAACGCGGGCTTCGCGACGCACGGCGAGTTCATCACGACCGACCCTGCGCGACTCGACGAGGAAGTACGTCTCAACGTCGGCGCCGTCGTCGCCTTCACCCGCGCGTTCCTGCCCGAGATGACGGCGTCGGGCCGGGGCGTGCTCGTCAACCTCGCGAGCACGGCGGCGTTCCAGCCCGTTCCGCTCATGGCGGTGTACGGCGCGACGAAGGGCTTCGTGCTCGACTTCACGCACGCCCTCGCCTACGAGACGCGCCACACCGGGCTCCGCGTGACGGCGCTCTGCCCGGGCGCCACGAAAACCGAGTTCTTCGACATCGCGGGCGACGGCGCCCGCGTCGGCGACTTCGCCGTGCCGTCCGAGGTCGTCGCCGTCGCGATGCGCGCCCTCGACGCGCGCCGCACCCCGTCGAAGATCGTCGCCGGCGCGAAGAACAGCATCAGTTCGGCGATCGCACGTGTGCTCCCGCGCGGCCTCGTCACCCCCGTCACCGCGCGGCTCATGGCGGAGTGA
- a CDS encoding sugar porter family MFS transporter, translating into MNTQRRASNGKVIGLATAGAVGGFLFGFDSSVVNGAVDPIEKQFDLDPTLTGLAVASALIGCAIGAYFAGRIADRYGRIPAMVIGAILFLVSSIGSGLAFSVWDLIGWRLVGGLGIGLASVIAPTYIAEISPARLRGRLASLQQLAIVTGIFAALLSDALFANAAGGAGEPFWLSWEAWRWMFLVCAVPAIVYGGIALTLPESPRYLLLKERDTDARDVLERIGGTHDPDEAIAEIKADIAKDKQNEATATLKGAALGLKPIVWVGIALSVFQQFVGINVIFYYSTTLWKSVGFDESASLTISVFTSVTNIVVTLVAIALVDRIGRRILLLIGSVGMTVSLATMAIAFSQAEIVKDAPVLPDAWGPIALVAANVFVISFGVSWGPVVWVLLGEIFPTKIRARALGVAAAAQWIANFAITVSFPQLAGISLVLTYGLYALFAALSFVFVFTFIPETKGVSLEEAGRLVGGRIKRAPVKVPTE; encoded by the coding sequence ATGAACACGCAACGGCGCGCGAGCAACGGTAAAGTCATCGGACTCGCGACGGCCGGCGCCGTCGGCGGGTTCCTCTTCGGATTCGACTCCTCCGTCGTCAACGGAGCGGTCGATCCCATCGAGAAGCAGTTCGATCTCGATCCGACGCTCACGGGCCTCGCCGTGGCGAGCGCCCTCATCGGCTGTGCGATCGGAGCCTACTTCGCGGGGCGCATCGCCGACCGCTACGGCCGCATCCCCGCCATGGTCATCGGCGCCATCCTCTTCCTCGTCTCGTCGATCGGGTCGGGCCTCGCCTTCTCGGTGTGGGACCTCATCGGTTGGCGACTCGTCGGCGGCCTCGGTATCGGTCTCGCGTCGGTCATCGCGCCGACGTACATCGCCGAGATCTCGCCCGCCCGGCTGCGCGGGCGATTGGCGTCGCTGCAACAGCTCGCGATCGTGACGGGCATCTTCGCCGCCCTGCTCTCCGACGCGCTCTTCGCCAACGCCGCGGGCGGCGCGGGTGAACCCTTCTGGCTGTCGTGGGAGGCCTGGCGCTGGATGTTCCTCGTCTGCGCCGTGCCCGCGATCGTCTACGGCGGCATCGCACTGACTCTGCCCGAATCGCCGCGCTACCTGCTGCTCAAGGAGCGCGACACCGACGCGCGCGACGTCCTCGAGCGCATCGGCGGCACGCACGACCCCGACGAGGCGATCGCCGAGATCAAGGCCGACATCGCGAAGGACAAGCAGAACGAGGCGACAGCGACCCTCAAGGGTGCGGCCCTCGGGCTCAAGCCCATCGTCTGGGTCGGCATCGCGCTCAGCGTCTTCCAGCAGTTCGTCGGGATCAACGTCATCTTCTACTACTCGACGACGCTCTGGAAGTCGGTCGGCTTCGACGAGAGCGCGTCGCTCACCATCTCGGTCTTCACGTCGGTGACGAACATCGTCGTGACGCTCGTCGCCATCGCCCTCGTCGACCGCATCGGCCGCCGCATCCTCCTCCTCATCGGTTCGGTGGGCATGACGGTCTCGCTCGCGACGATGGCGATCGCGTTCAGTCAGGCCGAGATCGTGAAGGACGCGCCCGTCCTGCCGGATGCCTGGGGACCGATCGCCCTCGTCGCCGCGAACGTCTTCGTGATCTCGTTCGGCGTCTCGTGGGGCCCCGTCGTCTGGGTGCTGCTCGGCGAGATCTTCCCGACGAAGATCCGCGCCCGTGCCCTCGGCGTCGCCGCGGCGGCCCAGTGGATCGCGAACTTCGCGATCACCGTGTCGTTCCCGCAGCTCGCGGGCATCTCGCTCGTGCTCACCTACGGCCTGTACGCGCTCTTCGCGGCACTCTCGTTCGTGTTCGTCTTCACGTTCATCCCCGAGACGAAGGGTGTCTCGCTCGAGGAGGCCGGTCGGCTCGTCGGCGGTCGCATCAAGCGCGCACCGGTGAAGGTGCCGACCGAGTAG
- a CDS encoding siderophore-interacting protein, with product MSDANATPTTPPADRPVRRPKPQLELEVIDRRSVSPHLVRVTLGGEGFDAFEDRPETDKYVKLHFTQPAGDVVRRTYTVRSVDHDRRVIDIDFVIHGDEGIAGPWAARVEPGATITIAGPGGGYAPNPDADWYLFAGDLAGLPAIAAALEALPADAVGTALIEADTVDDVIALTAPAGVEVRWLTGDEPSTDRLADVIRSLDWAEGHVDVFAHGERESMKVLRRHLFDERGLERAQVSLSGYWARGRTEDRFQAEKREPIGQIFPEG from the coding sequence ATGTCTGACGCGAACGCCACCCCCACGACCCCGCCCGCCGACCGGCCCGTGCGCCGGCCCAAGCCGCAGCTCGAGCTCGAGGTGATCGACCGCCGCTCGGTCTCACCGCACCTCGTGCGTGTGACGCTCGGCGGCGAGGGCTTCGACGCCTTCGAGGATCGCCCCGAGACCGACAAGTACGTCAAGCTGCACTTCACGCAGCCCGCCGGTGACGTCGTCCGACGCACCTACACCGTGCGGAGCGTCGACCACGATCGTCGCGTCATCGACATCGACTTCGTCATCCACGGCGACGAGGGCATCGCGGGGCCCTGGGCCGCGCGCGTCGAGCCCGGCGCGACCATCACGATCGCCGGGCCGGGTGGCGGCTACGCGCCGAACCCCGACGCCGACTGGTACCTCTTCGCCGGCGACCTCGCGGGTCTTCCCGCGATCGCCGCGGCGCTCGAGGCGCTTCCCGCCGACGCCGTCGGCACCGCCCTCATCGAGGCCGACACCGTCGACGACGTCATCGCGCTCACGGCGCCCGCGGGTGTCGAGGTGCGCTGGCTCACGGGCGACGAGCCCTCGACGGATCGCCTCGCCGACGTCATCCGCTCGCTCGACTGGGCCGAGGGTCACGTCGACGTCTTCGCCCACGGCGAGCGCGAGTCGATGAAGGTGCTGCGCCGGCACCTCTTCGACGAGCGCGGCCTCGAGCGCGCGCAGGTCTCGCTCTCGGGCTACTGGGCCCGCGGCCGCACCGAGGACCGCTTCCAGGCGGAGAAGCGCGAGCCGATCGGCCAGATCTTCCCCGAGGGCTGA
- a CDS encoding helix-turn-helix transcriptional regulator, producing MASSSRDFTPDELSTWFARLGGLRGSNVASAPDPSRLTFLAGADGLAKLSAISRIADYSALPAGRFRAVALDCRLGSIALFARLQTDVTATRTVQNIDRDGRASIVIGSQRRGTVQLRQGPGSRTPVGDRRVSFVLTTQPFVVDYAGVNEPSGIAVPLDLLGIAERDLLAAIGEPLPDTALTRAAMTYIDAFIYEACALSGAVVGPDAELALVDLVRSLVSQVSRRTRPLEDRSVVVRAAVHDLIDRHHRRPDLTIDAIARLLNLSRRQLYRYFSDAEGGIAGLVADRRIETARQLLRTRTDLSVYDISMIAGFTNSNTFRAHFLRRHGVTPSDYRDAAIAGLTVARSA from the coding sequence GTGGCCTCGTCGTCGCGCGACTTCACCCCCGACGAGCTGTCGACCTGGTTCGCGCGACTCGGCGGACTCCGCGGTTCGAACGTCGCCTCGGCTCCCGATCCGTCCCGCCTGACCTTCCTCGCCGGGGCCGACGGGCTCGCCAAGCTCTCCGCCATCTCGCGGATCGCCGACTATTCGGCGCTCCCCGCCGGACGGTTTCGCGCGGTCGCCCTCGACTGCCGACTCGGGTCGATCGCTCTCTTCGCGCGCTTGCAGACCGATGTCACGGCGACGCGCACCGTGCAGAACATCGACCGCGACGGTCGGGCGTCGATCGTCATCGGTTCGCAGCGCCGCGGAACCGTCCAACTGCGTCAGGGTCCGGGTAGCCGAACGCCCGTGGGTGACCGTCGTGTGAGTTTCGTGCTCACGACCCAGCCGTTCGTCGTCGACTACGCCGGCGTCAACGAACCGAGCGGCATCGCCGTTCCCCTCGACCTCCTCGGCATCGCCGAGCGCGACCTCCTCGCCGCGATCGGTGAGCCCCTGCCCGACACGGCCCTCACGCGCGCCGCGATGACGTACATCGACGCGTTCATCTACGAAGCCTGCGCACTCTCCGGCGCCGTGGTCGGGCCCGACGCTGAGCTCGCCCTCGTCGACCTCGTACGCAGTCTCGTCTCGCAGGTCTCACGTCGCACCCGGCCGCTTGAGGACCGCTCCGTCGTCGTGCGCGCCGCCGTCCATGACCTGATCGACCGGCACCACCGACGCCCCGACCTCACGATCGACGCGATCGCGCGCCTGCTGAACCTCAGTCGACGTCAGCTCTACCGCTACTTCTCCGACGCCGAGGGCGGCATCGCGGGGCTCGTCGCCGACCGCCGGATCGAGACCGCGCGGCAGCTGCTGCGCACCCGCACCGACCTCTCGGTCTACGACATCTCGATGATCGCCGGGTTCACGAACTCGAACACGTTCCGCGCGCACTTCCTCCGCCGCCACGGTGTGACGCCCTCCGACTACCGCGACGCCGCGATCGCGGGTCTCACCGTGGCTCGATCCGCCTGA
- a CDS encoding TetR/AcrR family transcriptional regulator, with protein sequence MAKPSNLSATQRRLLDAASLEILERGYSASTLASIAARLGMTKGAYAYHYPSKRAIAVALIDHQIALLSLSNEQARATYEGGGLRGLIDVILMIGENNAVDPIYAAASTVGVDPVALDLALPDTFPFWRDIVESYLVEGIALGEVDPSTNPTEAAGDFLTTMIGLAFVQRRKHRSFGSQPLRFLAVSLRLAGALAPEPLIDEVVRARHPIAPDAPRRG encoded by the coding sequence GTGGCGAAGCCCTCGAATCTCAGCGCAACGCAGCGACGGCTGCTCGATGCGGCATCGCTCGAGATCCTGGAGCGCGGCTACTCGGCGTCGACCCTCGCCTCCATCGCGGCGCGACTCGGAATGACGAAGGGGGCGTACGCCTACCACTACCCGTCGAAGCGGGCCATCGCGGTCGCCCTCATCGACCACCAGATCGCCCTGCTCTCGCTCTCGAACGAGCAGGCCCGGGCAACGTACGAGGGCGGGGGCCTGCGCGGCCTCATCGACGTCATCCTCATGATCGGTGAGAACAACGCGGTCGACCCCATCTACGCCGCCGCGTCGACGGTGGGCGTCGACCCCGTCGCTCTCGACCTCGCGCTCCCCGACACGTTTCCGTTCTGGCGCGACATCGTGGAGTCGTATCTCGTCGAGGGGATCGCGCTCGGAGAGGTCGATCCCTCCACGAACCCGACGGAGGCGGCGGGCGACTTCCTCACGACGATGATCGGGCTCGCGTTCGTGCAGAGGCGGAAGCACCGATCGTTCGGAAGCCAACCGCTCCGGTTCCTCGCCGTATCGCTCCGCCTGGCCGGCGCCCTCGCACCCGAACCCCTCATCGACGAGGTCGTGCGCGCGCGCCACCCGATAGCGCCCGACGCCCCGCGACGCGGCTAA
- the glpK gene encoding glycerol kinase GlpK encodes MQGDYVIALDQGTTSTRAIIFDKAASIVSTGQLEHEQIFPRAGWVEHDPREIWNNTREVIGQALSKANLTRHDIAAVGITNQRETAVVWNRATGEPVYNAIVWQDTRTQDLIDELAADEGVDRFRETTGLPLATYFAASKIRWILDNVDGAREAADDGELVFGTTDTWVLWNLTGGADGGVHATDVTNASRTLLMDIRTLDWDDALLEAFDIPRSMLPDIRSSSEVYGHVESHSLLRETPVAGILGDQQAATFGQAAFEAGEAKNTYGTGNFLIVNTGTEIVSSENGLITTLAYKLGDEPARYALEGSIAVTGSLVQWLRDNLGIIQSASEIEELARSVDDNGGAYIVPAFSGLFAPYWRADARGAIVGLTRFVNRAHLARAALEAIAHQTRDVVDAVNADSGVELTELRVDGGATANELLLQFQADILGVPVVRPEVVETTALGAAYAAGLAVGFWESRDELREKWREDERFEPSISEDERARHRRNWAKAISKSLDWVDADSR; translated from the coding sequence GTGCAAGGCGACTACGTGATCGCCCTCGACCAGGGAACGACGTCGACGCGAGCGATCATCTTCGACAAGGCCGCCTCGATCGTGTCGACGGGTCAGCTCGAGCACGAGCAGATCTTCCCGCGCGCGGGCTGGGTCGAGCACGATCCGCGCGAGATCTGGAACAACACGCGCGAGGTCATCGGCCAGGCGCTCTCGAAGGCGAACCTCACGCGCCACGACATCGCGGCCGTCGGCATCACCAACCAGCGCGAGACCGCGGTCGTCTGGAACCGCGCGACGGGCGAGCCGGTCTACAACGCGATCGTCTGGCAGGACACCCGCACGCAGGACCTCATCGACGAACTCGCGGCCGACGAGGGCGTCGACCGGTTCCGCGAGACGACGGGCCTGCCGCTCGCGACCTACTTCGCGGCGTCGAAGATCCGCTGGATCCTCGACAACGTCGACGGCGCGCGAGAGGCGGCGGATGACGGCGAGCTCGTCTTCGGCACGACCGACACGTGGGTGCTGTGGAACCTGACCGGCGGCGCCGACGGCGGTGTTCACGCGACCGACGTGACGAACGCGTCGCGCACGCTCCTCATGGACATCCGCACCCTCGACTGGGACGACGCGCTGCTCGAGGCCTTCGACATCCCGCGGTCGATGCTGCCCGACATCCGCTCGTCGTCGGAGGTCTACGGGCACGTCGAGAGCCACAGCCTGCTGCGGGAGACCCCCGTCGCCGGCATCCTCGGCGACCAGCAGGCGGCGACGTTCGGCCAGGCCGCGTTCGAGGCGGGCGAGGCGAAGAACACCTACGGCACGGGCAACTTCCTCATCGTCAACACGGGCACCGAGATCGTCTCGTCCGAGAACGGGCTCATCACGACCCTCGCCTACAAGCTCGGCGACGAGCCCGCGCGCTATGCCCTCGAGGGCTCGATCGCCGTCACGGGGTCGCTCGTGCAGTGGCTGCGCGACAACCTCGGCATCATCCAGAGCGCATCCGAGATCGAGGAGCTCGCGCGGAGCGTCGACGACAACGGCGGCGCCTACATCGTGCCCGCGTTCTCGGGACTCTTCGCGCCGTACTGGCGTGCCGATGCGCGCGGTGCGATCGTCGGTCTCACGCGCTTCGTGAACCGGGCGCACCTCGCCCGTGCGGCTCTCGAGGCGATCGCGCACCAGACGCGCGACGTCGTCGACGCCGTGAATGCCGACTCGGGCGTCGAACTGACCGAGCTGCGCGTCGACGGGGGAGCGACGGCCAATGAACTGTTGCTGCAGTTCCAGGCCGACATCCTCGGTGTTCCGGTCGTCCGCCCCGAGGTCGTCGAGACGACGGCACTCGGCGCCGCCTACGCGGCGGGGCTTGCGGTCGGCTTCTGGGAGAGCCGCGACGAACTCCGCGAGAAGTGGCGCGAGGACGAGAGATTCGAGCCGTCGATCTCGGAGGACGAACGCGCCCGCCACCGCCGCAACTGGGCGAAGGCGATCTCGAAGTCGCTCGACTGGGTCGACGCCGACTCGCGCTGA